GCTTCTCAGTTTTGTCCTCCATTTTCCCTTCCATTCCTCATTTAGCAATTGAAGAAGCAGCTGTAAGGCCAAGGTATTAGTACTTCTGTTCTTAACTTCATATGTTATGTTACATTGGCTTAAAAATAACAGGGCCGGTGTATTTTCAGCATTTTAGCAAAGTATGGAGTCCATGGGTTCCCTGCTTTGTTACTTGTAAACTCCACCGTGCACATGCGGTATCATGGTTCTCGGACTGTGGAGTCTCTCGTCTCTTTCTATGCAAATGTTACAGGTATGATTAATGCTATGGCATACGCAAAGATTTGCCAAATTGTTACAGTAAAATTTCAGTTgctgttgtttttgttgttatcATGCCAAAATCTATGCAGGACTTGGATTGTTAATGAATAGGCAGGATCTAGTTTGAAAACGACGAGTTAAAATCTGTTGGGTTTCTTAGCTGTTGTTCCTTGATACATAATAAAAAATTCGACAGTTAATTTCATTTGAGTTTCTATAGTAGTAGTCATTCTATGTGTCGATTTGTCCATTCTGTTTGATTTATTAACACTTATGATTGTATTATTCCCTCCTAGTGAACATATGTCTAGCTCTCACTACTTTAAAAGAAAACACGTGCAAGAAAATACGGGGGAAAAAGGAACAGAGTCCCTGTAGAAGAAATGTGAACGGCAACTCAACTCTATGATGTGCAGAATGTGGTCGTCAAATAATCTATGTTGGTTTAATGAACAATaaaattcacataattttgattttcaggCATAAAAATGTCACCACATAATGGAGTTTCCTTGGATGAGATTGGATTCTCTGAGTATCACGGGAAACAAGACTTTATCCAGGAAATCTGCCCATTTCCCTGGGCAAAGTCTCCTGAAAATCTACTCCAGCAGGAAACCTATTTGGCCCTGGCAACAATTTTTGTGATTTTAAGATTGCTCTATTTTGCTTCCCAAATGCTTAAAGGATGTCACTTGACCTGGAAGATATACATTGCACATAATAAGTTGAAGAAGTTGTGGGTAAATCCCATGGCTTATTTTGACGGAGTTAAACATCTATGTAATCATCTAAAGAAACCATGCAAGAATAGCAATTTGCAGGAAGGTGCTAAGAACGCTAAGGTGTGGGCGTCTAAATCATTAGCTACTGTTTCATTTGGAGATTCCAACTCAAGCCGTGATGTGCCGCTGTGTCTTTAAGTATGTTATTTCCGGTTTCTACTTTCCTGTTTTGTAGACGTTACACAAACTACGCTTAGGATTCATGATGTATTGTCCATATTGGTTGGCAGTTATTCTTTTTCGATTTTTTAGCTAGGCAATTGGGTCTGTGTGGTGATCATGTAATTATTAGGTATCAAATGTCTTCAAGGCCAAATAAGAAATGTCATCCTTTTATTTTGTATATAGCTTATTCTATTTCTTATTGTGTGTTATCTTTTTCAAGGTAATTCTGTTGGTTTCCCAGTACATTATGTTAATTCCAAATCTGAGGGTTCATATGGAATGTGTGTAAGGTTGGACCTAACTATAGACACTGATATTTGAACAATTACGATACGATATATCGTGTATTCTTAAAAGACATTTATTAGAAGAACCACTGTTCATGGTATCTTACAATTTTTTCCTGAGGGTGGACATTAAGAGAATTCTTGTAGTTGGGGCCAACATGAGGTTCTGAATGTGTTAAGAATAGTAACACATTGTAAAAATTTCGTTTCGTGTTTAGATGTTGACCTGGATGATAGACTAGAAATCTTGCTATAGAGATGATCACGAAATTGGCCCAACATGGATATCACCGGAGTATCTGTTTGCATAAAAGTTGGTGATTACAGGCATGTCAGAtgtatgtaaaaaaaaaaaaaaaactatcttctataaatcaaatgaaaatAAACCTCGAACTTGATTGTTGCTTTTAATATCTTATGAAAGTATGACAATAAAAGCGaatgaaattaattaaaaaattgaataaatattttgctatcatgatcatgtattTACAATTCACAAGGAATTCACAAAACATGGAAAATATGATAATTTTGCTGGAAATTTGAACTGGAATGAAAATCGACTCGGAAACTAGAAAATGCTTGAATGTAAAAGGCTGTAATTTTGCATATACTTTTTTGTTTGAGCTGTGTGTGTTTGAGTTGTGTGTCTGTTTTTGTGTTTCTGCTGATGCTTCCCTCGTTCACCGTTTGGATAATTTTACCCAGTCCCTACATTTTTTTCCCACGATTTCCTCCTAATGCGATCCGCGTGAATTGGGTGAGCTGGATCGAGGCAATCCACCGGATCTGATAAGAGTTTTGTTTAAGAAAATGAGCAAGGGATATATCTTGTGACGAAGGTATATCTTCGTACAATATGGTTGCGATCGTGTCTTGCAAACAAGaagatgaactcgtgaatgggcgtcgaaggggtgtccggcgtggccactccgatatTTAAGTCAGCATGTGAAGATAAAGGGATAACCAGTGTAGCTTGGAAGAGAAATAATCACTACTGGTGTAAATATATGTGTGAATATATGTGATTCAATGTCATTAATGTAAAACAAACATGTTATTTATAGGAAGGAAGGTAATGATGGCATTGTTTTAAGTGTCTACTTACCACTTATAACATTTGATGTTGACTTTCAGTCACGCCGCCCTACCTTTTCCATCATGTCACATCGGTAGGATTTTGTCAGAAACGATTATCGAGACAAGATCTTACCTACTCAAGCACTCGAGTGCAGTACTGTTATCAAGGTATACTGGGTAGAGAGTCATCACCCGGGAGTTTACTCGAGAGGTCGGGCCTCTGGTTTCCTGGGTAAATGACGACGTTCCGGGCACTTACTTGCCCGGCTATTTATGAGACCCCTCTACAAACTTACCACGATCCGAGCTATCTATGCATTGTCCCGGGTTATCCATTACCAGTGCTCTTACTGATGTTTcctgggtcatccatgacccgagatcttatgggggtatcatcactccctccttaaatagtcgggctagagtcatatTCGTTTTCCCGATCAATCTCTTATTCCTAATCATCCCTTATTCCCGGTCCTAGCAAAATTTTGTTGTTTTGTATTCCAGGTTGGTAGGGCTGAATGTCATTAACTGATGTCATAATGACATATGCTCTAGAATTTGAACGGTCCAAAACGCTTCGAATTCCGAGTAGATGAAAATTATGAGACGCTTTGAATTCTGTACCCGTCTTTTCATATTCCCGCAAAATTTCCAAGGCGCATCCTGATCTTTCCTTCTTTCTTAGATCAATGGTTGAGGTCAATccatgttggaacatttcatgttcgcaatcttgattttgattttaacaaaacttgttattttgtttctaatgactTACCTAAATGCGCAAaaagctggaactgatcaggaaTCGAACTGATTAGTtaatcgagccaaaactgaagctatcgagacgtaaACTGAAAACATCAATTGATCGACCAAactaaatcagttcaactgacatagcaaagaacagttcaactgattgtccagctgataggtggttcagcagaagaccttcagaagcccggccagttgatgaagagttcaactgatgaaaaacccagctgaccagttcaactacaagtgtgaaatcagttcaactgacgagtcaactaatttcatcagcctaactgaagatcagttcagatgaccagttaggaacatcagttaggaatcaatcagctGCAGAtaaagacaagcttatctaaatgGATTCCTGCtacgcacaaagatacaaagcatctgtacgatcaaaggtacaataatggatgttgcagcaaagattaaagccgagagattcctggaggcatgtcagaaaagtcaagACACGTATATCAAGGAACGTATTCAggctgcaacgatcacatgtgatgagtctttaagtacggtctcaatgcctctataaatacaagctcAAGACCATCAGCAAGGAGACGAATATACAAGAGCATGTGAAGATACAAAGAAAGTGGGCACGCATCTTGCATATCAGTTTTCTAGAAGCAATTTGCCCAGAGGGAATActcaagtcatatcagcttagtatAGAAGCTTACTTCCCTTAGTGTATGAAAACACCTTCGTGGTGCATTCCTTGtttagttctcacacacacacacaccaccaccactcaaatacagtcttgcacaaagacaataaacttgtgtatgtagtctttgacacagatacattaaacaagtgttgactggaaggtgctgtctttagtctagtctaggagttcagttaggcagtgggtaagtcctaagctgggtgggttattacacttgttgtaattaatcaaagtcttctagtggatcttacccgaggtggtagaaggggtgacgtaggagcagttgaagtctccgaacatccataaacatatcttgtgtattcaatttttaactattgttttcaaacagaTTTGATCAGTAAGAGCATTTGTCGGTTCAGtttttcaccataactgaactgatatatgttaCAACTGATTTCTGTTATTTTCATTCATTCAATTACACATGATATAAagtatatcagtgtttcttaacgaaggattatttcgagtgttttccgcttggtttaataccaaactcgatctaattcatcggtgtataaattcttagaatacgagctattgcaactcttggagaatattttgttttaagcacctcaaggtgctcaGCATACGATCCTTCGATCCCCTTCACCTATATAAAACAACAAACCCTCATCCTTTGTCACTTTTGCAATCTCGTATTCTCTCCACAATCTTATCTCGTAGTTCCGGCGTACTTGCAATGCAGCTTCGGCGATTACTCCCGTCGTCTCCAATCCTTCAAAAACCATCTGTAAGTTTCTCCTTGTCCCTTCATCTTTCTCCAAAATGTCAAACTCCACCTTCTCTACCTCAAGAGCGAATGCACGCGGCTGATCTGAGTATGAGTCAACGGCGATTCACTCCGATTCTTCTCCTTCTCCTCCCACACAAATTTTCCTGCCTAACCTTCCCAAAAAAGCGAAAAAATCTAGGGTTAAGCCCTCTGCTACAGGCCCTCTCCGAACTTCTAAAAAGGGAAAAGGTAATGCCCGGGCTCCCAGCCCACCCTCTTCTGACGCACGAGTGCTCCTTGGTTTTCTACCATGGACAGTACTCTTTGTCTTAAGGCCGAAGAAGATCTTAAGACTATAGGATCTATCCCTTCTTCTCTTTCTATTTTGATTCCCAGCCCTTCTGATAGGGTAGATAAGCCTCCGGAGGATTTTTATACTTTCTTCAAGAACCAACTGCGTAGTGGCCTTAGGTTTCCTATCACCTCCTTCTTAATCGAGGTGGCTCACTTCCTCGGAGTCCCCATAAATCAATTCCACCCAATTCTAGCCGTATCATGGTTTCGGTCTTCGTTCTCTTTAAAATTCACAACCTTCTTATTAATCCTCTCATTCTTCATTACTTTTTCGTTTGTCGCTTTGGTGACAACGCTTTTTCCCTTTCTGCTCGACTAAAGAGCCGATTCCTTGATGACATCCCTTCTTCTCTGAAGGGATGGAAAGGTAGATTCTTTTTTATAACCCTTACTTGCCCTCTTCCATGTCTAACCGGTTTTCTACCTAGCCTTCCTACCAACCTGAGCTTCCTCACGGATATAAATTCGAAGAGCCCTAGACCAGGAGCCAGGAGCTGGTGGGGGAACAAAAATTCTCCTCCTCTATTCTCCTTACTGAGGAGAATTTAATAGCATACAGGTTGAGTGCCTTGGCTGAGGACCCTATAGACAGGGTGTTTGATGAAGAACCCGGCTCGGGCTCTCAACTTGGTAATCTTCTTTTGTTCTTATTCTGTACTTTAACGATTTTGCCTTCCGCAAATTCTAAATATAACCCTGTCTTGTAGGTGAAACCAAGATGCAGGCAGCCTTTGCACGCAAACGTGCAACTAAAAAAGCAGCGGCAGCAAAAAAGAAGAAGGCTGCTCAGGAGGCAGCTGCTAAGAAAGCCCTTGCCCCGGGGGCCGATGAAGAGGAAACCCGGGTCACTACTCAAATGGCCAATCCAAGCGGGGCGGGGCTACTAGTCCTGACTACTTCCCCGCAAAACTCTTCTGAGGAAGCATATGATCATAAAGAAAAGGGATGACTACCCCTGAAGAGGAGGCTCCTCTGGCTCGTCAACCTGCCGGGTCGCGCCCTCCTGTGAATGAGGGCCTCTCTTCTTCCGAAGTTCCCAGTCCACCTCCTCAAGCCAATATCTTTCTGGAGGGAGCTTCCCCTGCTGGATTCCAGCTCCTCAAGATTATGCTTCTTCCTGACGAGGAAGCTCATTTATAGAGTTCTCGCCCGACCCAAAACTCTTCAAGGGTTTCAACCGAATTCTCTATGTAAGCTATCTTTTTCTTCTAACACAGTCTCAATTTTTGTATTCTATACTTATTCATTTTATCTGTTATTGATCAGGGTATTCATATGTTGATATCGGCGTTTGAAGAGGTAGCTGCAGTGGCTACAAGATAAAGTGGTCTAGCCCGGGCCACACAAGAGCTTCACGGGCAACTCCAAGGAGAGCTGTCCCGGGTTTGATCCATTCATGAAGAAGAGGTTGCCCATCTTCAAACTTCTTTGGATGAGGCCAATCAGCAACTGAAAACAACTCAAGAGGATCTGGCTAAGGCCCGAGAGATGTTGACGAGGGCCTTGTCCGGGAGGAAACACTCCAAAGGCGTATCTCTTATCTAGAGTAAGAGAATCATTCTTTGTCCGAGGAGAAAGAGAGAGACAACACTCCCGGGCG
This window of the Primulina tabacum isolate GXHZ01 chromosome 12, ASM2559414v2, whole genome shotgun sequence genome carries:
- the LOC142520473 gene encoding 5'-adenylylsulfate reductase-like 4, which codes for MAVCWRMYFVALKLLLLMGRLSCADSIRVPLPPACPLNSLEDFMTDSNNCIFCFEGSRFPNSTNVIEGDDAVLQKALHRVHKNQDYTALLFYASWCPFSGNFKPSFSVLSSIFPSIPHLAIEEAAVRPSILAKYGVHGFPALLLVNSTVHMRYHGSRTVESLVSFYANVTGIKMSPHNGVSLDEIGFSEYHGKQDFIQEICPFPWAKSPENLLQQETYLALATIFVILRLLYFASQMLKGCHLTWKIYIAHNKLKKLWVNPMAYFDGVKHLCNHLKKPCKNSNLQEGAKNAKVWASKSLATVSFGDSNSSRDVPLCL